From Felis catus isolate Fca126 chromosome B4, F.catus_Fca126_mat1.0, whole genome shotgun sequence:
agAGTCAGTTACCTTGAAACAACTCTGTGTGGGCTTCTTTACTTGCATGGTAATAACATGCGCCTCATTATTCAGAAGATGAGCTTTAGGTcctattttcaaatatgaaatggTAGCGTAAGCTGTAAAACTGTAGTCTTCTCTGTGGAAGATAAAGGCCAACAATCAGAAAGCTTTTAAGAAATCACAGAAAAActagaatttataaaaacaacCATAAGTGCAATAATTTTAATATGTGGAATATGAAacttgtgaaaaattaaaatactttctgtaagttgtatttttttttgacatacaaTGATCAGTTAAAGTTCATTAGGTAAATTTTATATGGCATTAAAGAGTTTCACATGAGACAACTGGAAAACCACTTGCTTTGTTGCAGTTATGAGAAACATAAAGACAACACCAAAGGACAAGAAATGGATCTGTATATACTTAAGATACTGCTGTAGAAGAAAGTGTGCAATAATTTTCTCCAGGTCTTCACGaggaagttggggaggagcaaCACCTGCCACTCTCAATTTTGATGCCCCCTTTCCCATCCAAGAATCCATCAGTTTCAGTGGAGTTAGCTTTtcattcaggtcctctgcctgcTTCAAAATCTTGATTAGATCTCTGCAGTATGCTGTTACATTCTTTACTTCACACGCTATAATGAGACAGGCAAATGAGATCTAGAAATTATAGCAAGGACAAGCTAGTCTAAGTGGTTAAACTGGTTTGAAACGAGTCCTCAACATGACCCACCCTAAACACTGATGTGTTATTTTGTTCTGAACCAAAATTAGGCTATTCCTCAAGTCTACCAGTAAACTAAGTTATAGTCTCAATAAGACATTGTTGAATTTACATGCTCGCTTCGGGAGCACAtgtactaaaattggaatgatacagagaagactagcatggcccctgcgcaaggatAAAAGGCATTGTTTAATTTACAGTGATGTAAAGCAGCTGGTTACCAGAAGGCCTTTGGGTATGCTCTAGGAATAAGTGTCTGCCAGACCTGAGAGATTTATAGAGAATCAGTCTATTCATCGTATTTACCTAATTTGTGCTCATTAAacaatattctgaaaactatgGCTTCCTTGGTACTGATTTAGAGACAAGAACGTCCTGGTTAAATATTCCTAATTATTGATTCTAGCACCCTGATTTACGTATCAGACTCTTATTCATGTGATCAGTATAACACAGTATAATAAAGTCATAAACAAGGTTATCTAGCTGCAAAGTTAAGACTAAAGTGATCTTCACCCACCAAGGCATCAGAACTCTGTGAGGGGGAACTGGTTATTCCCGCTCTTTGGACACAACACACAggatgaaaaaagttaaaatacaacACCAAAACACTGGTAAATTAGTATCTTATGAGTAGTTATGCATTATCTGGATCAAAAATGATTGGACTGTAATCTCTCCTTTACAATAAATTCTCTTCCTAATTAGTGACTTAGTGACTAGCCTTTTCTTACAAATAGCAGTAGCATTTAGAAGAATTTAAGCTTTTCccttcatttaaacatttaacatgCCTTCAGTATAGCAACATAAAATACATCTATTCACATACcaattttccttttgcctttgttttaaaactttgagTTGTTACTTTTGAATCTAGAAAATGCTTGTCACTGCTTGCTTAATCCATTTTGGCGTCTAATAATTGCCCCCATGTAGTCCTAGCTATATACGTTAGCctataaagatttaaaaacaatgaactaGGGAGTGTTCCAATCCAAGATGGCAACTTAGTAAGATCCTGAACTGGGTGCACCAAATCTACACCTATTTATAGGCAATTCCTCTTGAAGAACTGAGGACTGACTGAACTAAAGGCCACACAGAACACCAAGAGAGACATGGTAACCAAGGGTACCCCACCCCTGATGCTGCAAACTGCAGTGAGGAGAATAGTAATGTACCAGGAGCAGATTCGTCTGCACttagacacagaaaataaaagccacGGCTGAAAAGAGcaactagaatataaaggaaCTAGCCATGAACCCTGCTAAATGGGAGGGGAGCTGCTACAACTCTCTCTGGGTTGGAAGATCTAATATGTGTCACAGTTTATGCACCCTCCCACCACCTTGACAGCATAGACTGGAGCAGGGTCCAGGCATCCTAACCAACCTACCACCTCAGTGAGCCCTGGGCCCCTAACCCACACCATCCCCAGCTGTCCCACCAAGACAGCCCTATGGTGGCGCACACCAGGAAGTCCTGGTCAACGCTCACTACAGCTCCACCTGTCTCACCACACTGAGGCAGGCACAAAGCACCTTGGAACATTCTAGGCCCTCACTGCTTTGGCTTCAGGAAGCTTTCTAAGGCACCCCAGTAGATGCCCATTTTCAGCTCCACCTGCCCTGCCAGGACACCCTGGCTTGCACCCACTTCAGCTTCTTTCCAGAGAACCATCTGTTCAGAGAGCCCTACAACTGCCACAGCCCAAGCCCTTTCAACTACCAGCTGCCCTGCCAGGTTGCCCCCTGCACAAAGCACCCAGGGACCTCTCCAGCCAACAATACACCTCAGTTCCACCTGCCACAACCAGAGCACCTGCTGCACATCCCAGAACACCCCAGCTTACACCCACTTCAGTTTCAGCCATCTTGCCAGGGTGCCCTCTACATGGAGAACCCCAGAACCACTCCTGACTAcacccacttcagcttcagctgtcctGCCAGGACAACCTGTCTCTGCAAAGAGCCTCAGGAATGCCCCAGCCCACACCCACTTAAGCTCTAGCCATCCCACCAAGGCAGCCCCACCATGGGGTGCCCTGAAACCCCCAGCCCATGCcagccacagctccagccagCCAACAAAAGTCACCAGGCATATACAGTCAACACAGAGGACCACCACACACCAAGAGCATTCCTTCAAGTTTGGGAAAAGTAGCAGTTCTGCCTAATTCATAGAAAGAAACACCATGTCAAGCAAGATGGGGTAACAAGGGAATATGCTCCAAATGAAAGGGTAAGACAAAACctcacaaaaacaataaaacagagaagAGCAATATGCCTAATGGAAGAGCTTAAAGTAATGATCTTAAAGATGCTCACTGGACTGAAGAATGGGAAAACTCAGCACTTCaacaaagaactgaaaaatataaacaaccagAGTTGaagaataactgaaatgaaaaattcattagagGGAATCAAATAGTGATTAATGGATACAGAACAGATCAGTGATTTAGAAGACAGGGTAATGCACTCAAAgctaaacagcaaaaataaagaattttttaaaatgaggatagaACAAGGGATCTGTTGGCCAATATCAAGTGAGTAAACtttcatattatatatgaatatatatgaatatatatgaatatatttatgtttatatataaatatataaatatatattatgtataatatttatatattcatatataaatatatatgcatatatattcatatatactgCTTTATACTTAGAATGTTACATATGAACCTCATGATAACCATAAACACAAAACCtgtaataggttaaaaaaaaaaaaaggaaaaagtacagtatacagaatatagtcaatggtactgtaacagtgttgcatggtgacagtAACTACACTTGTGATGGGCACAGCATAACTTatagttgttgaatcactatgttgtatatctgaaacaaatataacattgtGCTGactcaaagtaaaaagaaatttaaaaattaggggtgccgggctggctcagtgggtagagtgtgagacttttgatcttggggttgtgagttcaaaccccatgttcaGCAtagagattgaaaaaaataagacaataaaaagtcaaaaagatgtgaaaaaatattttaaaaattataaaatagaaagccAAATATAACACCTCAGAAAGTCATCAATCACaaacaaagagaacaagaaaagaacagagaactacagaaacaaccagaaaatgatcaacaaaatggcagtaagtacctagctatcaataattactttaaatgtaaatggtctaaatgtttCACTCAAAAGATGCAGGGTGGtggaatggatttttaaaaaacaagacccggggcgcctgggtggctcagttggttgggcgtccgtccgacttcggctcaggtcatgacctcgcagtccgtgagttcgagccccgcatcgggctctgggctgacagctcagagcctagagcctgtttcggattctgtgtctccctctctctctgaccctcccctgctcatgctctgtctctctctgtctcaaaaataaataaatgttaaaaaaaaaatttttaaaaacaagactcatctatatctTGCCTATAAGACACTAACTTCAGGCCTAAAGATACATGTAGATTCAGaatgaagagatagaaaaacaTGCAagtggaagcaaaaagaaaagccagagtaACAGTAcacatatcagacaaaatatattttaaaacaaagactgtaaaaagagtcAAAGATgggtattacataatgataaaggtaCCAATCCAACAAGATATAACAAGTGTACATATCTACACACCCAACACAGGAGCATCgaaatacataaaacacacataaccaaagagagaaactgatagtaatacaataatggtaCGGAACTTTAACacaccacttacatcaatggatggATCATCCAGGCAGTCGGTCAATAAGGAAactgtctttgaatgacacattggactggatggacataacagatatagacagaacattccatccaaaaacagaatacacaGTGCACATGGGACACATCTCTAGGACAGATCATATtagaggacaaaataaaaataacttgataaatttaaaagatggaaatcatatcatgcagcttttccaaccacaacagcatgaaactagaaatcagtcataagaaaaacacaaacatgtggaggctaaacaacatgatACTACACAATCAACAGgtaagcaaagaaagaagaaattaaaaaaatacatggagacaatgaaaatgaaaacacaactgcccaaaatctttgggaaacagctaaagcagttttaagaggTAAATTTATAACGACTACCTCAAGACAAGAAAAATCTCCATAAACAATCTAgctttatacctaaaggaactagaaagaaaaagaactagaaaaagaacaaaacctaaggtaaatagaagaaaggaaataatgaagatcaagTCAGAAATAGAgtctaaacaaagaaaaagatcaagTAAGCTAAGAACTGGGTCTTTGGAAAGATAAACGAAATTGCTAAACCTTAACCCCACCACTcatcaacaaaaaacaaaagaggacttccacccagtgtggagcttgcttgagattctctcaacaaaaaaaaaaaaaaaaaaaaaaaaaaaaaaaaatccaaaatgaaagTGAAGTAACTGACACCACATACAAAGGATTGTAACAGAATATGAAAAATcatgtgctggggcgcctgggtggcgcagtcggttaagcgtccgacttcagccaggtcacgatctcgcggtccgtgaattcgagccccgcgtcaggctctgggctgatggcttggagcctggagcctgtttccgatgctgtgtctccctctctctctgcccctcccccgttcatgctctgtctctctctgtcccaaaaataaataaacgttgaaaaaaaattaaaaaaaaaaaaaaaagaaaaatcatgtgccaacaaattggacaacctagaagaaatgggtaaattcctagaaatgtacaaTTTTCCAAAAGTGAATAAGGGAAAATAGAAGTCTGAACAGAACAATTACTAGTAATAATATGGAagttttttattactaaaaaaaaactgccaacaggggaacctggctggctcaggagtccagctcttgatctcagaccagggcttgatctcagggttgtgagttcaagccgcgtgTTAGGCTCCACACTCGGTATGGATCCTacgtaaacaaaaacaaaaacgttttTAACAATCAACAAAGGTCCAAGACCAGATGGGCTCACAggtgaaatctaccaaacatatgaaaaggagttaatacctattctcaaactataccaaaaactagaagaggaaggaaagcttccaaatacattccatgaggccagaattaccctgatgccaagccagacaaagacaacaCCTAAAAAGAAAGCTGTATACAGGCCATTATCAGCAATgcacatagatgcaaaaatcctcaacaaaatatcagcaaaccacattcagcaatacattaaaaggatcattcaccaggATGAAGTGGAATTTATTCTGGGGATACATGGATgtctcaatatttgcaaatcaatcaatgtgatactcTTTTACAATAGGTAGAGTAAAAACCATATGATGATTTCAATAGATGTGGgaatagcatttgacaaaattcaacatctgttcatgacaaaaactcaacaaaggtttaaaggaaacatacctcaacataacagaAGCCATACATGAAGTATCTAGAGCTAAAATTACACTCAACtgtgaaaagctgagagcttttcctctaaggtcaggagcaagataaggatgtccactctcaccactttcattcaacataatactggaagccctagccacagcattcagacaagaaaaagaaaccaatattagtaaggaataaattaaaatgtctctatttgcaggtgacataatactatacatagaaaaccttaaagactgcATTTACAAGCAATTagagtaaatgaattcagtaaagttgcaggaaacAATACACATCAGCTAcgtttctatatgctaataacgaagtagcagaaagataaattaaaaacacaattccatttacaattgcactgaacataataaaatacccaggaataaacttaaccaaggaggcgAAAGACCCTGTACTccgaaaactacaaaacactgatgaaagaaattgaagattacaaaagcaaatggaaagatgctcaatgctcatggattggaagaatactgGTAAAATAcctactacacaaagcaatctacagattcagtgtaatctctatgaaaataccaagagcatttttcacagaactagaaataatcctaaaatttgtatgggaccacgaagacctcaaatagccagagaaatcttgagaaagaagaataaagctagatttcaaatcccagatttcaagatatactacaaacttgtaataatcaaaataacgttggggcacctgggtgtctcagtcggttgagagtccgacttcggctcaggtcatgatctcgcagtctgtgagttcaggccctgtgttgggctctgtgctgacagctcagagcctggaccctgcttcaaattctgggtctccctctctctctgcccctccccaactcatgctctgtctctgtctctgtctctgtctctctctgtcaaaaataaataaacattaagaaaaaaaaattaaaaatataacgtactggcacaaaaacagatcaatggaacagaataggccagaaataaacccatgcttatatatATGgtcaatctatgacaaaggatgcaagaatatacaatagtctcttcaataagtggtattgggaaaactggaccactttcttacagcatacacaaaaacaaactaaaaatggatttaaggcctaaatgtgagacctgttACCATAAAATGCCAGAAGAGAACATAAACAGTAATTTCTTtaacatcagccatagcaacatttttctggctATGTCTTCTCGtgcaagggacacaaaagcacaATTATTGGgaccacaacaaaataaaaagctttgcacagtgaagaaaatcatcgacaaaactgaaagacaacctactgaatcggagaagatacttgcaaatgatatagtcaataaagggttagtatccaaaatatataaagaacttatacaactcaacaccaaaaaaataatccaattaaaaaatgagaagacctgaatagacattctcccaaagaagacctacaaatagtcaagagacacatgaaaagatgctcactaatcattagggaaatgcaaatcaaacccacagtgatcaaaccacaatatcaccccacacctgtcagaatggccaaaatcaacaacataagaaacaagtgttagcaagtatggacagaaaagggaaccttgtgcattgttggtggcaatgcaaactggtgtagccgctgtggaaaacagtatagagcttcctcaaaaaattaaaaatggaactaccacatgatccagtaattctacaaccaagtatttaccccccaaaaccaaaaacattaatttgaaaagatagatgTAATCCTATGTTTAAAGCCAAGATATGgtagcaacccaagtgtccattaccACAATGgaatatacacacaatggaatattactcagccatataaaaaatcttgccatttgcaaaaacatgaatggatcgagagggtattatgctaagtgaaataagttaaataCTACaggattttacttatatgtagaatctaaaaaataaaggaataagcagaaagcaaaaactgacccataaatatagaaaacaaaatgtttgccagaggggaaggaggtagagggatggggaaaatgggtgaaggggagtaggagtacaagcttccagttatggaatgaataagtcatggggatgaaaggtacagtacagagaatatagtcaatggaaCTGTAATagcattgcatggtgacagatggtagctacactggtACCTGGCACAGCACAATATATAGACTTATCGAATTTCTATGCcatatacttgaaactaatataacattatgggtcaactgtacttcaatagaCAGagaactcaggggcgcctgggtagctcagtcagttaaacatcggactcttgattttggctcaggtcatgatctcacagttttgtgagatcaaaccccatgccgggctctgtgttgactctatacagcctgcttgggattcttgctctctctctgcccctcccctgctcatgctctgtctctctcaaaataaactttaaaaaattaaaaaattaaaaaaaaaaaaagtgaactcacAAATGTCTTTACAACAGTTATCACACATTCTGTTGCATGCTTCTGAATTCCATACTTCATCAAAATGTTGAGCTATCAATACACGGCGACACCTGCAAACACATTGATATATACATTATTAAATGACCTAGTAAGTTTTAagaattcctatttcttttttaattaatttatttttttgtttatttatttttgagaggaagacagagtgcaaatgggggagaggcagaaagagagggagacacagaatccgaagcaggctccaggctctgagctgtcattgcagagcctgatgcggggctcaaacccctgaaccatgagatcatgatctgagctgaagtcagacacttaactgactgaaccacccaggcaccccaagaatcccTATTTCAAAACagagttatatattatattagtttcctattgctgtcATAACATTACCACAAATCTAGTGGcttaacacaaatttattgtcttacaTTTCTATACATGAGAAGTGTGATATGGGTTTTACTGGCTTAAAATCAGAGTATCAGCAGGGATGGATTTCTTCTGGAGGctttaggggagaatctgtttccttgtcctTTCTGATTCCTAGAGACTGCCTGAATTCCTTGGCTCATGCCCCACTTTCCTCCATCTCCAAAGCCAATGAATATCATTCTAACCTTTCTTGCTTCATTCCACAGTTAAGTACCGTTATGATTATACTGGATCCACACAAACAACCCAGAGTTAtatccctattttaaggtcagctcattagcaaccttaattccatttGCAGTCTTAATTCCCTTTTGCCATGGAAGGTTAATTTACAGTTGCCAGGAATTTGAATGTAGACATCTTTGGGAGACTATTCTGCctatcacatatttttttccatatatactTGATAAACACTGCTTTCAGAAGTTGTCTGAGATTCCCTTGAGATTCAATATTTGGGAACTATTAAAAGAATCTTCCTGATAGCAAAGCAGTTTCTTGTATCTTAGTAGTTTCTTGTATTTGACTCTAAACCCCCAAATATGCTTCTTGATATCTATTGGATATctaagaaaattttcattttcttacttcttTAACTAGATTATTGTACCACCTACAGGAAGAAATGACGTTTTCTGTCACTGTTCGATAGCTGCTTATCAGTTCAAAAATTTTGAGTCCATTTTACATGATGGGCAATAAGAGTACAAAGATGACTAATACTGAAAAGCCACCAAGGAACTATATGCTTTAATTAAAACCATcctagatttaaattttatttagtaagGAGAAACTTAACCCTGCTCTCAATTATTTCATCAACCCATCAGTTTGTAAGATGGTACATGTTACAGAGCTCAGCTCTCAAAATGCCGATCATAAATACCTTTTCACAACTGGTAAAGCATGTAGATGTCAGTGCCAGAGAGaaaaggcttgaactcactatgAATTTGTatcaaaattttcaataaaagtggggatggatgaaatacatgaaggggattaagaggtacaatcttctagttataaataaaatagagatgacAGGGGGATGTAATGTATAGTCCATAATATTGTACCAACTCTGTAGGGTGACAGAGGGTAACTAGAattattgtggtgaccattttgtgATATATGAGaatactgaatcactatgttgtactcctgaaacaGATACAATATTGTActtcaattattcttcaattGAAAGAAAATCAGCATCTCAGTATACTTGTTttacttaaagaaacaaacaaacaaaaaaaaaactccaatgaAAGTTTTGGAGGATTAtcaaatagagagagagaatacattttcTGGAATTAAGGCAGATCCTGAGGGTTCACGTACTGGTTCCCACCCTTTAGACATTTGATTTTATAGGTTTGTACTTGATATTCTACCAGTGTATTTACTTACTGAGCGAGTATCCAAAGTAATTTCCCAGACTTTCATgttgtgcttatttttaaatgacaagttATAAAAAGGTATGTGGCTTACTTGCTTATGTTTTGACAGTATGACACCATCTCATAAAGCTTCTGTTGTCCCACATTTTCCATCACCACCATTGAActtattctgaatatatctccAAAGCCATAATACAAAATACAGTCCGCCCTCATGTCATCTCGACCTGTAGTGTGAGAAGTCTTGAGATTGCATAATtacttgaaaatttcaaaatatgcaaaaataatatatataaaattagctGGCAATGCTTCACAGTCTAAATATATCACATCTAGAAATTTCAGATATGTGCAAGTTAATTTGTAACAGCTGccctgaaattataaaaagaaaaaccaactaaTGAGAGCTATCAACAATCAGCtttattagtaaaaaaaatatgtgcataaataatccaattattgAAGTTATCAATTTGAAGCCACtaattaaaaattcagaagttAAAGATAGACATCAAATTATCTTAGAAAACATAGGAAACAATTCATAACACTCCAATACAAGTAAAATAAGCACACAAATACATAAGTaccaaaaaagtataaaactgtaaaaatgcTTCATTGTTCTAAAAAATACTAGCTACtaaagatttaaaatacagaattattaaacatatataatgtGTTTTCTGGAAAAGCTTTGTTAAAAGTTCCCTCTGGTTAGAAGTTACACATACCTGCACGTCCACTCTCTTGGTAATAATTTTCAATAGATTTACTCATTGAATGATGGATAACAAATCTCACATCTGGTTTATCAATTCCCATACCAAATGCAACCGTGGCCACCACCAcctaaaatgttttaacattttatgttaattatataaacttaaaatatttttaaatgttaatgaggATGCTGTTGAAGATATATACTTAACCTGAATTTCATTGGCTGACCATCTTCTATGAACCTTGGTCTTATCTTCTGGTTCCATATTGGCATGGTATGCACCTGCCTGAATTCCCAGTTTCTGTAAACTAACTGTAACTTGCTCAGAGTCTTTCTGAGAAAAGCAATATATGATTCCTGTAATAAAATATGTCCAATTgttagatatatatacacacatattcaaGATACTGATTAACACAACGCATGAGGGAAAAAGATTTAGGAAAAAATGCCAAGGTCTTGAATACATAATGACTTTCTGATATAATTCAAGATTTGATCAGCAGCTTGCTCTAAAACAGAAATAAGCCCTGGGCCACGAGTTTTGGTTCccattacctctttttttctctcaagtatGATGTGAAAAGTTTCATGTGCAAAggagtttgggaaccactgcatTGAACAGGTTTCTCTCTTTATTTGCAGGACTGGCCAGAACCTCTAATGTGCTGGTATACCCCATGAAGCTCCAAGAGGATAAATAGCTGCAGCttttctcaaacttatttgaccCTGGAGCTCCTTTTACCCTGGGTACTCATTAATGTCTCCTGAAAATCTGTAGAACAGCTTTGAAACGCTACCTTTACACAAACTCTGTGCTTCAGTAATGCTCATCTGTGCATTAATCCAGGAAACAGAAATACTCTCAACTCCATCTACAGATACCTCACTCAATGTGcactatttattctttaattgtcCTTTGCTATCAAGGACTATTTTACATCCATTCAGAAAGTCAGTGCTTAACCTTCTAATACACAGTGGATAATTAACTAAATGTGCTGTTGATAATTAGCATTATGCCATTAGGTCCACTAATGACTACTTAAAGCAATTAggtgcaaataaacaaaaataaatagttttatgaCTCTTATAATCCATCCCATTAGTAAATGACACACCCAATTTCTAAGATCACcaagcaaattaattttttttaatttttttaatgtttatttttgagagagaaacacagagcatgagtggcagtggcggggcggtggggggggggggggtgttgcagTGCAcaaaaagagggaggcacagaatccaaagcaggctccaggctctgagctatcagcacagagcccaacgcagggctcaaacctgcaaaccatgagatcatgacctgagccaaagttggatgcttaaccaaatgaactacccaggcgcccccaccaagcaaattaattttaacatagcattttcaaatatcttctgccatgcACTAATATTTTTGGTGGCTAATCATTCATCAGTAAATCAGTATGATATTACTTTTTGAAACTTTTCTCTCAGTCTTCAAAGTTGTTTTTGTATTACCTGATTGCCCTTTGTATCTCCCATTGATGAGCTTTACAATATCCTCGATAAAATCTTCAGTGTTGGAGGGCTTCTGCCGAATCTAAGAGAAAGCTAACTTATTACAAAGTAAATTAATGAGTACCATCCATGTAAACATTGACTTACAACTTTCAGGGTGCCAATCTTTTATAGGCATAGTGCCTTTTCCTTGCTCTTTCATTCACC
This genomic window contains:
- the RECQL gene encoding ATP-dependent DNA helicase Q1 isoform X2: MSGKEVFLVMPTGGGKSLCYQLPALCSDGFTLVICPLISLMEDQLMVLKQLGISATMLNASSPKEHVKWVHAEMVNKNSKLKLIYVTPEKIAKSKMFMSRLEKAYEARRFTRIAVDEVHCCSHWGHDFRPDYKALGILKRQFPNTALIGLTATATSHVLKDAQKILCVEKCFTFTASFNRPNLYYEIRQKPSNTEDFIEDIVKLINGRYKGQSGIIYCFSQKDSEQVTVSLQKLGIQAGAYHANMEPEDKTKVHRRWSANEIQVVVATVAFGMGIDKPDVRFVIHHSMSKSIENYYQESGRAGRDDMRADCILYYGFGDIFRISSMVVMENVGQQKLYEMVSYCQNISKCRRVLIAQHFDEVWNSEACNRMCDNCCKDISCEVKNVTAYCRDLIKILKQAEDLNEKLTPLKLMDSWMGKGASKLRVAGVAPPQLPREDLEKIIAHFLLQQYLKEDYSFTAYATISYLKIGPKAHLLNNEAHVITMQVKKPTQSCFKTESSETCHSEGADKRREEKNSGNFQKSANMLQRSKNTGTKKRKIDDAGDECF